In Parasphingorhabdus halotolerans, a single window of DNA contains:
- a CDS encoding peptidylprolyl isomerase produces MLRKISLFFAAVLLASSPSLAQGVSEQATVEQETAEQAPAPAAVAPEENILYLDLSTGGRVAIQLFPAVAPNHVERIKTLARQGFYNGVIFHRVIDGFMAQTGDPTGTGTGGSDLPDLKAEFHPFPHLRGVVSMARAQGEDSANSQFFIVFYPRFALDNKYTVFGRVTAGMEYVDAINRGEPPASPSRILQASVAADNKAPPPPGSYAAPAQKEITVDDLNAPLNP; encoded by the coding sequence ATGCTGCGTAAAATATCCCTCTTTTTTGCTGCCGTGCTGCTGGCCTCCAGCCCGTCGCTCGCCCAGGGCGTTTCTGAACAGGCAACTGTTGAACAAGAGACTGCTGAACAGGCGCCTGCTCCGGCCGCAGTCGCGCCGGAAGAGAATATTCTTTACCTTGATCTTTCGACCGGTGGCCGGGTTGCCATTCAGCTTTTTCCAGCCGTTGCGCCCAATCATGTCGAGCGGATCAAAACCCTCGCGCGCCAAGGCTTTTACAACGGAGTGATTTTCCATCGTGTGATCGATGGCTTTATGGCGCAAACCGGTGATCCCACCGGTACCGGAACGGGAGGGTCCGATTTGCCGGACCTGAAAGCCGAGTTTCATCCGTTTCCGCATTTGCGTGGTGTGGTCTCAATGGCCCGGGCGCAGGGCGAAGACAGCGCCAATAGCCAGTTCTTCATTGTTTTCTATCCGCGTTTCGCGCTGGACAATAAATATACTGTTTTCGGGCGGGTGACGGCTGGTATGGAATATGTGGATGCGATCAATCGCGGTGAACCGCCGGCAAGTCCGAGCCGGATTTTGCAGGCTTCTGTCGCGGCAGACAACAAGGCGCCGCCACCGCCTGGTTCTTATGCAGCCCCGGCACAAAAAGAGATTACGGTCGATGATCTCAACGCGCCCCTAAATCCCTGA
- the queA gene encoding tRNA preQ1(34) S-adenosylmethionine ribosyltransferase-isomerase QueA, translating to MRVDLFDFALPQENIALRPAVPRDSAKLLLAADDMLSDHRVSDLPRLLSDKDILVFNDTKVIPAQLQGRRGEATIGATLHKRIDLRRWQAFIRNAKRLKPGQEIDFGQDVFAIAEARLADGSFVLHFQGEEPVEVLLGRAGTMPLPPYIASKRDIDERDAADYQTMFAKEEGAVAAPTAALHFTDGLIAALDAAGIGRETLTLHVGAGTFLPVKVDETDDHQMHSEWGRIEQQMADRLNAARASGGRIIAVGTTSLRLLESATGEDGIITPFEGDTDIFITPGYKFCAIDGLMTNFHLPKSTLFMLVSALMGLETMQAAYAHAIAEDYRFYSYGDSSLLLP from the coding sequence GTGCGCGTTGATCTTTTTGATTTTGCGCTGCCGCAGGAAAATATTGCGCTGAGGCCTGCTGTCCCGAGGGACAGTGCCAAACTGCTGCTTGCTGCGGATGATATGCTGTCAGATCATCGGGTGAGCGATTTACCCCGCCTGCTCTCCGACAAAGACATATTGGTGTTTAATGACACCAAAGTGATTCCGGCGCAGCTCCAGGGGCGGCGCGGTGAAGCGACCATTGGTGCGACATTGCACAAGCGCATCGATTTGCGCCGCTGGCAGGCATTTATCCGCAATGCCAAACGCTTGAAACCCGGGCAGGAAATTGACTTCGGTCAGGATGTTTTCGCCATCGCGGAAGCGCGACTGGCAGACGGCAGTTTCGTGCTCCACTTTCAGGGTGAGGAGCCGGTGGAAGTGCTGCTGGGCCGGGCAGGCACTATGCCGCTGCCGCCTTATATCGCAAGCAAGCGCGATATCGACGAACGCGATGCGGCCGATTATCAGACAATGTTCGCAAAGGAAGAAGGTGCGGTCGCGGCGCCGACCGCTGCGCTGCATTTTACGGATGGACTGATCGCTGCCCTCGACGCTGCCGGAATTGGCCGTGAGACGCTGACATTGCATGTTGGCGCGGGAACCTTCCTACCGGTAAAGGTTGATGAAACCGATGATCACCAGATGCACAGCGAATGGGGGCGGATAGAACAGCAAATGGCGGATCGTCTCAATGCCGCGCGCGCCAGTGGCGGACGGATCATCGCGGTTGGCACGACCAGCCTGCGTTTACTGGAGAGCGCGACGGGAGAGGATGGTATCATCACGCCGTTTGAAGGTGATACGGATATTTTCATTACGCCCGGGTATAAGTTCTGCGCGATAGATGGTTTGATGACCAATTTCCATTTACCGAAATCCACGCTGTTCATGCTGGTGAGCGCGCTGATGGGGCTTGAGACTATGCAGGC